CCTTAACCCATCTAACTCTACTTTATTCACTGCTGTAAAGAATTGCTATTTTCTTATGCAAGTgatcagcctactgctaaatACATGGCTACAACTCACAGTAAAGCCTGTGGGGTCCCCTACAGGATAGCTCCCACATTACACACTGACTGCCAAACCAGCGCACACACAGTCTCCTTTAGCTGAACGGATGTGACGGCGGGATTCTAGAGTGACGGACGGTCCggctgagccaatggcggaagactacagactacaccgcagctgaaccaatccaaagatccgatctcccaggataaacttactttctgttttgtataaattgtattgtaacggttcactctttctcttttcctgctgttctgtgcgagcgaaCGGGAGAGCCGTATttacgtgtaccagatattctcactctgaataaactgtcgcttgtaGTACAAttttaccaccttgtctgaatcgatccttaaccggctcacccttctacatatccttttatcaacactgcctcagcatatgacaacttctgcactactctaaccctggaaacctcaacctgtctctctcGCACAGGACATTTCTGACCCCCAGCAccatgggcacccctacaattaacacataccactactttccccaatactacacattcctttgtctcatgcccttctgcacattTCTCACACATTGGACCCTACCTCCTACACAttgctgccacatgcccataaACTTGACACCTATAACATCTTAATATAATTcggcacatacacactcatacaggaTAACTTGTATATCCTAACTACACTTTGTCAGGCAAAGACTCAACTTCAAAACTTAAAATAACAGACAATGACTTTTCTGTTTCCCCACTCTCGCCACCCTGTTTGCGTCGCTCGTCGTTTGATGCGACGCATCACATATGTAACcgttgtgaaatggctagctaaaaTGCAAAAAAAATTAACTGGGCAAAGATTCCCggtgtatgtgtaacagtattgcttccgtccctctcctcgcccctacctgggttcgaaccagggaccctctgcacacatcgacaacaggcACTGTTATCCATCGCTCCAAAAAACtctgcaaggggaacaactacttcaagtctTTCAGGGCCGTCAAGGTATCTGCAATGTAGTCGGGCAGGAACGCAAACCGTATAAGTTTTACAGCCCACCGCACAGGGTAATGATACAGCTTTGGTCAAATTGActtcaaaagtttttttttttgcattttagcTAACGCTAACCTTAGGAAACCCTCTCCTAATTGACTACATTAAAATGCTGCCCATACTAAAATAGCATTTCTCCCACTAGAGgtttctatcattctctatggtcgTGATCTAGGTTGGGGACGTGTcccctaattctcctaacctgataaGAATAAGTCACCTATAGGCCTGAAGTAACTAATCACCTATAGGCCTGCATTGCCGTGAATAGAGTGGGTGGAGTAGAAAGTATTGCTGGTCATTTAGACCTCACTCCCCCATGAAATAACACTTCGGTACCTAGAATAGTTATCTCTATAAGCctatatgtattttttaaacacTATTGCATTGGGGGCATTTATTTGACTTTGGAACATGTTTTAAAACCCAAATGTAATTCCAATGTCACTTAAATATGAACAAATATGAATCATGTTTAAATAATATTTATTAATAAATACAGGTTGACACTTCTATTACACGCGGGGCTTTTATTTAGAACGTTTCTGAAATTCTGTGACCCGGAAgtactttttttgtgtgttacTCTACGAGACGCTGGTTATTTTTTCGACCTGGTTAGGTCGTGGTCTGATAGCTGGTACGTGGATCTAGCCAGTAGCCACAGTTTTATGATTACGTTTTTATAAATCCGTAGGTTACTACGGTCAGAAATAGTTGAAGATCCATATGGTCAAGAAAGGAGTGTGAATTGTTGAATTTGTTGTAAAAGTTATTTTACTGCATTCTGACTGATGCAACAACATGTCAACACATGTCAATCGTCCGCTCTTCTGGATAATCAGGAGGTACACTGGGGAATATCTCCGAAAATGTAACATTTTGAACGAGCGAACACTAGGACGAGTTTCCGGTGTTTCTGTCGGTTACAAACAGCACTCAACGGGAGACGCAAACACATGTCATGTCAACAATGTTCCGACCATTTGGAGCGCAGGAGGCGGCAGGGGCAGTGGCTCAGAGCGGACTTCTCTCAAGTCAGTTGCTGTTGGGTTGGGACTCGGTAGTGCGGCAGTTCTGCATTTCAGAGGGGACGAGGAGGACAACGTTTGTGAGAGGAGAGGTTTATTTTGTGATTCGATCCTAGAACGTGTCTTGCCAACAGCCCACTGTGCCTCTCCTTTTAAACCCGACAGTCCACGATTCAAGTTCAACTTCATTGCTGATGTGGTGGAAAAATCTACGCCCGCTGTCGTGTATATTGAAATCGTCGGCAGGTAAGATTACATGACCGCTTTGATGGGCTAGTTTGTTTTGATAACAAAATACAATAGTGCCAGTCCCGTTTGTGCTATCGTACCAACTCCTCCATGTCACTGATTATCATGTCATGTTTGGATTGGCAATGTTGGCAAGAGCACATACAGATCTGAGACCAAGATGATGATAACCCCTGACCGACAATTACTCTCCATCCAGGGACCCTGCACTGCATCTGACCCTATGactttcaatgtgtgtgtgtatctagggGTTTTGTGAAAGGGCGTTCTAAATGTCCATTATAACCAATGAACAATAATGTAACCTGTAATGTTCAACTATGATACTGACAGGCACCCGTTCTCTGGTCGGGAAGTCCCCATCTCCAACGGTTCTGGTTTCATTGTCAGCAGTGATGGGCTCATAGTCACCAATGCCCATGTAGTGGCCAATAAGAGAGGAGTCCGGGTCAAGCTAACCAATGGGGAGACGTATAACGCCACTGTGCAAGACGTCGATCAGGTGGCGGACATAGCCACTATAAAAATCAATGCCCAGGTAAGAGGTTATGATTGAGGCATGACACTCACCCtaccctctcggtctgtctctctccactctttaTATCACCCTCTGTAGCATGTTCTCCTCTCTGTAgcaccctctccgtctctctctctcctctgtatcaccgtctctctctcctctgtatcaccctctccgtctctctctctcctctgtagcaccctctccgtctctcgctctcctctgtagcaccctctccgtctctcgctcttctccgtagcaccctctctttctcttctccgtagcaccctctccgtctctctctcttctctgtagcaccctctccgtctctctctcttctctgtagcaccctctccgtctttctctcctctgtagcaccctctccgtctctctctctcctctgtagcaccctctccgtctctctctctcctctgtagcaccctctccgtctctcgctcttctctgtagcaccctctccgtctctctctcctctctgtagcaccctctccgtctctctctcttctctgtagcaccctctccgtctctctctcttctctgtagcaccctctccgtctctctctcctctctgtagcaccctctccgtctctctctcttctctgtagcaccctctccgtctctctctctctgtagcaccctctccgtctctctctcttctctgtagcaccctctccgtctctctctcttctctgtagcaccctctccgtctctctctcttctctgtagcaccgtctctctctcttctctgtagcaccgtctctctctcttctctgtagcaccgtctctctctcttctctgtagcaccgtctctctctcttctctgtagcaccgtctctctctcttctctgtagcaccgtctctctctcttctctgtagcaccgtctctctctcttctctgtagcaccgtctctctctcttctctgtagcaccctctccgtctctctctctctcctctctgtagcaccctctccgtctctctctctcctctctgtagcaccctctccgtctctctctctcctctctgtagcaCCCTCTCCGTCACTCTCTCTTCTGTAgcaccctctccgtctctctctctcctctctgtagcaCCCTCTCCGTCACTCTCTCTTCTGTAgcaccctctccgtctctctcccttctctgtagCACCCTCTCCTCTTTGTATCACGCTCTCAGTCTGTCGTCTCTGTAGCCCCCTCTCCCTACCCTCgaactgtctctcctctgtatcaccaTCTCCATCTTTATAGCACCCTTTCAGTCTCTGTCCTTTCTGCAGCCCCCTCTCCCTACCCtctaactgtgtctctctcctctctgtagcaccctctccctaccctctctctggGGCTGTCGTCGGATGTGCGTCAGGGGGAGTTTGTGGTTGCCATGGGCAGCCCGTTTGCCCTGAGGAACACCATCACGTCAGGTATCGTCTCTTCAGTCCATCGGGGCAGCAAGGAGCTGGGTCTGTCCAAACCCAACATGGACTATATCCAGACAGACGCTGCCATCGATGTGAGTACCCTGGTCTGTTTACAGTAACCATAACCTGCTAGTAAATCATTGACAGTAACCCTAGCCTGCTAGTAAAGCATTGACTCTAACCCTAGCCTGCTAGTAAAGCATTGACTCTAACCCTAGCAAAGCATTGACTCTAACCCTAGCCTGCTAGTAAAGCATTGGCTCTAACCCTAGCCTGCTAGTAAAGCATTGGCTCTAACCCTAGCCTGCTAGTAAAGCATTGACTCTAACCCTAGCCTGCTAGTAAAGCATTGACTCTAACCCTAGCCTGCTAGTAAAGCATTGACTCTAACCCTAGCCTGCTAGTAAAGCATTGACTCTAACCCTAGCCTGCTAGTAAAGCATTGACTCTAACACTAGCCTGCTAGTAAAGCATTGACTAGCAGGCTagtaaagcgttggactagtaaccggaaggttgcgagttcaaacccccgagctgacaaggtacaaatctgtcgttctgcccctgaacaggcagttaacccacttcctaggctgtcattgaatataagaatgtgttcttaactgacttgcctggttaaaaaggtaaaatttaaaaatatatatttttttaaacctagcCTGCTAGTAAAGCATTGACAGTGACCCTAACCTGCTAGTAAAGCATTGACAGTGACCCTAACCTGCTAGTAAAGCATTGACAGTGACCCTAACCTGCTAGTAAAGCATTGACAGTGACCCTAACCTGCTAGTAAAGCATTGACAGTGAAGTGACCCTAACCTGCTAGTAAAGCATTGACAGTGACTCTAACCTGCTAGTAAAGCATTGACAGTGACCCTAACCTGCTAGTAAAGCATTGACAGTGACCCTAACCTGCTAGTAAAGCATTGACAGTGACCCTAACCTGCTAGTAAAGCATTGACAGTGACCCTAACCTGCTAGTAAAGCATTGACAGTGACCCTAACCTGCTAGTAAAGCATTGACAGTGACCCTAACCTGCTTGTAAAGCTTTGTGGTTCACTGCTGTCGACGTAACTCCACTGGTCTGGTCATGGATGTGAACTAATTGCCAGTAGTAatttagtagacactcttatccagataAATGTACAATCGGTGCTTCCAGCTTGTAAGGAACGAGTTGTATAAACAACCACACATCACAAGCCCCTATCTGCAAAATCAGAGCTAGTAGGAGTAAAGCATTATGTTCTCCAAATGTATGACACGATCAATAATGCTTCTGGATTGTTCTGTCTTGCAGTTTGGGAATTCTGGAGGGCCTCTGATTAATCTGGATGGTGAGGTGATCGGCATCAACACCATGAAGGTGACGGCAGGGATCTCCTTCGCGATCCCCTCGGATCACGtcaaacacttcctgaaccaaGCCTCCGACAAGAAGAGTGAGTTACTTTACCGTGCTGACAAAGTgccatagcctggtcccagatctgtttgtgctgtcctgCCAATTCCTATGTTGGCTCCTATGGTCATTGTGTGACAATAGGActaggtcagacaccaccaacagGTCTGAGACCAGGCTAATAAGACCATAGACCCACTACCTTGAAGTTATTTGCACTTCTTGGAAGTTTAAGGTTTTTGTGATTGTCTCTCCTAGAGTCTCGATTGGGGGTGTTGGACACCAAGCGGAGATACATCGGGGTCATGATGCTGACCCTGACTCCAAGGTAAAGGTCATATGACAGCTATTGTGCTGCACCTGAGTGAACAGGAAAGCTATCACCTACCTGGGGTAGGATGAATGACAGTGGAGGAATTAGCCATAGTTGGATGTCTATTCTGTTGCAGTATCATTGCTGAGTTGAAGCTGAGGGATCCCTCCTTCCCTGATGTCACTTACGGGATCATGATCCACCGGGTCATCATGGGCTCTCCAGCCAACAGGTGAGCACCGTGTAATGTTCATATAAGGTCTCCATATTCAATTCAACTGTGATGTGTACATTGTTTATTCTTTCTTTGTGCGTCAGTGAAATACACTTAAGAATGAATGAATGTGGAATGCACTCTAAAGGTGTATTTCAAAAAAAAAATCCAGGGCAGGTATGAAGCTAGGTGACAGTGTCGTTATAACCCTCCACAGGGCAGGTATGAAGCTAGGTGACAGTGTCGTTATAACCCTCCACAGGGCAGGTATGAAGCTAGGTGACAGTGTCGTTATAACCCTCCACAGGGCAGGTATGAAGCCAGGTGACAGTGTCGTTATAACCCTCCACAGGGCAGGTATGAAGCCAGGTGACAGTGTCGTTATAACCCTCCACAGGGCAGGTATGAAGCCAGGTGACATAGTGCTGGAGATCAATGGCACCAAGGTGAACACGTCAGAGGAGATTTACAATGCCGTGAGGACCAGCGACAGCATCACCATGGTGATCAGAAGGGGTCAGGACCTACTCAGACTACACATGACCCCAGAGTTCACAGAGTGATGTCATCAAACATTGCCAGTTAGTGGAGCTGCATGATATAGAGGTAGTGTACGAAGAAGAGGACAGTTGGTGCACTGAAGAGGACGGGGATACTGAATGATCCCACCCACAACATGCTATCACATCACTGTCTGTGTGGTTCTACACATTAAATAAACCACAGGACAGAAGTCATGTAAGATATAAAGATGGCCTATTAACAGATAGCAGCTGACTTTAAAGCCGTCTGACTGATATACGAATCACCTTGTATCATAAATAACTACTCCAATATTATTTGTAGATCCATCAGTCACAATTTACGACACATCGCAGTTTTGATGCTCTCGAACACTGCCTACCATGGGTTTACAGTCGTGAGATAAGATGGGCTGTGATTAACACAGTATTAGATACTGTAACTGAAGGCTGAAGGAAGTGACAGTTGGTTGTGACTGATTGGGTTCAAACCAAGACACTGCCCTCAACAGACCACCATGTGAATTATAATGAAACAGATACTTCTAACATGTTGAGCTATAAGGCTCTGCACTGAAGTATTTACAGTTATGACATCAATACACAGTACATCCATCATCAATTGACTTGTATTGTTTTGGGATTTAATTACAACCTCATTGAAGAGCTGATATAACCAACAAGGGGTGTGATTCAATCCGATCTGTAGTAGATCTGCGATATAGCGTGCTTGACATTATAAAGGTAATTTTTAATACAACCAACATATGAAATGTTTACCATTAATGCTATCTCTGCAAATGCGGTGAAATTGTCTTTAAAAGTTGCATTGTCTGCATGTGCTTTCAGATTAAATCCCGCCCAAGGTTGTAATTAGGGTTTTCCTTATAATACACTATCAGTTGTGTGCACAATATTTTTACTGAAAGTCAAACTATTTTTAAACGTTGATATTTCTAAGTCAGATACAGTCCTACCAATCTCAGCATCCCAGAACAGAAAACCTCACATACGTTAGTCTGAGAGATTACTGTACAACACACTTTACTTGTTTGTTTTTGGTAAAGCAGGTAGGTTAGCATATTTCCCTTTCTACTTCCTGCCTGTGTCTTAAATAGTGTGGTGAGAAGAAGGTATTGGGTTTAAGccaaaaaagtaaataaacatGAGCACCACAGTGTCTAACTTCAGTGATGCTCTACCAAGGGGTTCCAGCAgacagctttgacctactacagtagccatgttggtCTATTGTATTTCAAACAACATATAGACAGGTTACATAGGATTCAAAACTACTGTAGTAGGTCCAAGCTGTGTGCTGGATAACCTTATTAGAGCATTGTTgaagtaggcattgtggtgctcatgtgaTTTTCCTTTTTTCGACCAGACAAATGCCTGCGTTTAAATGCCTGCCTGAAAATGTTGTTTAAtttccatgttttttttttacacaaagtAATTATACAACATTTCCACAAGCAAAAGATGTCTTTTTTGTAATTTTCACATCAAATTATGTTAAAAAAAATTGAAGTGTTGGACCTGAAAATGTGGACTCAATTGTAAACAAATTTGTCAGAGATGGAGAAGTATGCACTCTGGAAAGATATGGATATGCAAACACCCCAGATTTAGACATTCGAGTGGCGTGACAACCACAAACTCAAAAATAACAAATGCAAATACATATTACCTTACAGTCAATGTCTCTAGTCTCATCCTCAGATGCAGTTGGAACGGAGTTGATAACCTATAGCAATGAAAAGTATGAGCTAAAGGTCTGTTACCGGTGGCTATTTTAGGTTGTACCGGTATGTCAGATTAGCGAAATTGCCAATTTCTCAGCCTCTGAGTACCACAGAAACACTTTGAATGAATAGCAGACATGTTCATAACAAGTGGCTATGGATGAAGATCAAAATATCTGTtcaaaaacatattttaaaaacaaATTTAACTACATGTTAAAATATGATTATTTTAGGGAATTTAAACCATTTCTTAGCTAAATATAGCTAGGTTTCCTCgcttgttggttagctagcaagccatTGCTAGCGCTCCTTTGGCTGGTACAACTTTATTTTAGTTAACTAGCTGATCAAAACAACCACATTCATTGGCTCAAATCAGAAACAGCTCACCGATAACAACCCATTTTCATGTCTGGATGCATTTTATTAAATAAAGGGTGGCGACAATGAAGAATCTCatatattttggtttgtttaacactattatgtgttgatgtctacactattattctacattgtagaaaaaaaatatttaaaaaacctGGAAGGAGTAAGTTTGTCCAaaattgactggtactgtatatatctaaTTTTTTATACCACTCTGAGACCGGAAAATATTCTAAGTAGGTACTTTTCATGAACGTAAAAACATTCCAGTTCAATCTTCAAGACTTCAAGGTTTAGTTAACTCCGTTTTAGAACATCCCCCTCAGTCCACTCACTCTTGAGATAACATGGAAACCATCACCATGGCCTAAaaccaaaaaataaataaatccagaaattaaaaacattgattcaaccattgTCATCTGCGTGTTTTCTGAAATACAGGCAGATGATGGTATTAGAGGAGATGATGGAAAGTATTTACCCATTTTAGATGCTCCACTAGCAGTTGAGTTTAAGAAGAGCTCAATATATCAATGTTCTGCAGAACGAACGAAAAAAACCTCATAATTATTTATGTAATGGTTCTCATTGAAAGGGGTTGTCATAACGGGGCAATAGTTAAAACTTATTATGGCTGCAGGGGCTGTAtcgagtagcttggatgaaaggtgcccagagtaaacggcctgctcttCACCGTCGAAACCGGATGCAGTTAATTGCCCTCTTAATTGGAGGTCCAATTCACAAACGTTATCCACCCCAGCCCTCGATTTTACAACCGATTTTGCTCGAGGGAGCAAGTGAAGAACTTTAATCACTTGTGGAGTTGATATGACCCACAATTCAATGCAAACTTTAGTCACGTGTCAAACTCCGGCGTACAGGAAGTCTCAAATGTAATCAACATGACTGCGTTTTTGGCATGTCAGACAAAATTACAAAActagatttctctctctctctctctctctctctctctctctctctctctctctctctctctctctctctctctctctctctctctctctctatatatatatttttaaaatgtagcTAGTTTCATAAACATATTTTGGGGAATTCTGATATTTATTGGAATAAATGGCCAAACTataaaactagctagctacctgacagTTACGTTAGTTTTAACTAGCTATGTTCGCTTGCTAGGTACCTTTTTAAATACGTTTTTAAGATCAATATTTCCACCAAGGAGGTTGCCTCTCCAATCATCACTCCCACTCGCTTAGGCAAGGGACATACGGTATACTCGGATTTGACGATGTAAAACGTAATTCGAGGGTTTAGGACCCAAGGCTGTAGTTTGTACTGCTGCCTATATATGATCAAAATAGTCTAGGTGGGGTTCTCTCATTGTCTCCTCTTTACAAGGATTTTGAAACAAAATACACATTTACCCTGGGCAGATGCCTACCTACAGTTTCGATCAAATCAATTAAATAAAGATAGCTAGGAGACCAGAGTTGCCTAACCTTTTTCACCTGCACTGGTCTGAAAGCGCAATATTTTGGGCCTATTCTATGGGGAGATTGTCTAGCCAAGCCAGCCCTATCAAGTCGGTGCAGACGAAGAAAATGTGAGGAAGCAATAGACTTTAGACTCTTGGAATGATACACCCTCTGGTTAAAGTTTATTTGGAGGCGTGCAGCTGTTAAAGGTATTAATTTCTCTCCGTGAAATCAGCACAGGTCTACTCTAGTAAGTAATGGAGATTCCAGTATTCACTGTTGATGCGTTTACCAACTTACCTTTCAAAGGAAATCCTGCAGCAGTTTGTCTGCTTTTACATGTAAGTACACTTTTTTTTCTACTTGGGCAAATAATACATGATTACATGTCATTGCATATATTCATGTATTGCTGAATAATCAACATGAGTATTTGCTTTAAGTTATCTTACCACAGGTATACTGAAATATTACCAATGTAATCATGCAAAAAAAATACTGTTGACTTCTCAACCAAAGGAATTGCAGGATGATATGTACCAGAACATTGCTGCTGAGATGAACCTGTCAGAGACTGCCTTCATCATACGGCTGAATTCAAAAGATGACTTCAGCTCAGGTATCTTTTTTTGGACATTCTGAAATAGAGTTGTAACTTACAAATGTATTCGATATCAAAAGGTATGCCACTTTTACCATTTTCTGTGCAGAAGTTTGCAAATCTGCCATCTGGTGGCAATCTATTTTATTGCAATTAACTAAGAGGGGGTTACTGCTGCCAATGAGAGTAGATGGGGATTGAGGAAAGAACATGTAAATCAACTCACCACAACTTCCTAAAAAGACTGACGTGGGAACTTGTATGTGTTGTATTGAAGGAGCACGCTTTCGTTTGCGTTGGTTCACCCCCACCACCGAGGTTCCTCTGTGTGGCCATGCCACCCTGGCTTCAGCTGCAGTACTGTTTTACAAAAAAAGTAAGAATGACAGTGACGACATTAAACAATAAGGCACGGGGGGGGTGGTATGTCAatgtggagtgcctggacacagcccttagccgtggtatattggccatataccacaaacccacaaggtgccttattgctattataaactggttacaaacATAATTACAacagtacaaataaatgttttgtcatacccgtggtatacggtctcatATACCACTGCTTTCAGCCAAtcggcattcagggctcgaaccatcaAGTTTATAGTACAGTATCTCACATGTAAGCAAGTGAATTGCAACAAGTACACACTTTATCTATAGACTGCAATTCAATTAACTGTTTCTATCCTACAACACCTTCCTTCAGAAAATGTCAACTCAACAGTGGTATTTGAGACATTGAGTGGAGAGCTGTATGTGCGACAACAAGGGGAATCTATAGTGATGGATTTCCCCCTGAACAAACCTACTCCTGTGGTAGGTGATGGAATCAATGTGGTACATTCATGTTCAGCATGTTATAtatactgagtataccaaacattaggaacacctacctaatattgtaggccgtcattgtgaataagaatttgttcttaactgacttgcctagttaaatagaaaaaaattagttgcacccccttttgccctcagaacagccttaattcgtTGGGGTATGGACAAGgtgtcaagcgttccacagggatgctgacccatgttgactccaatgcttcccacagatgtgtcaagttccctggatgttctttgggtgatgGACCTTTCTTGATTAAACacgagaaactgttgagtgtgaaaaacccagcagtgctgcagttcttgacacaaaccggtgcacctggcacctactaccataccccgttcaaaggcacttaacttttgtcttgcccattcacactatgaatggcacacatacacaatcgtTGTCTCAAGGCTTGTATATCCTTTttttacctgtctcctccccttcatctacactgattgaagtggatttaacaggtgaccaTAGCTTtctcctggtcagtctgtcatggaaagagcaggtgtgcttaatgttttgtgcactcagtgcaCATGCTATTATAAATATTGCATCAAAGCCTTTGCAAATCAATGTAACTTTTTAAATGATCTAATTTAAGCTTAATATCCGCAGGGTCTTAATGAATTTAAAGACATAGTTAAAGTAAGTGCGTCATCATTCTTACCACTGTTTCTATAATTTATGGTGAAGAATAAGACTTGATGTGACAGTCTGAATGTGTATGTGCAGGCTGCTGTGGGAGACCAGCCAGTTCAAGAAGTGTGCCTCTGTGCCATCACCAAAATGCTAATGGTGTGCCTTGCTGACAGTTGTGACAGGTAACATTCAAATATATAATAAAAACACTCATTATCCCTGGGCTGTTGGGAAATGGAGAGGATGGAAGGGCAACCTAACCTGAAAGGGATTGAAACAGTGAGTCTTGGGTTATAGGTCAGTGCTCACATCCCTGCAGCCAGA
This genomic window from Oncorhynchus gorbuscha isolate QuinsamMale2020 ecotype Even-year linkage group LG07, OgorEven_v1.0, whole genome shotgun sequence contains:
- the LOC124040381 gene encoding serine protease HTRA2, mitochondrial-like, with amino-acid sequence MSTHVNRPLFWIIRRYTGEYLRKCNILNERTLGRVSGVSVGYKQHSTGDANTCHVNNVPTIWSAGGGRGSGSERTSLKSVAVGLGLGSAAVLHFRGDEEDNVCERRGLFCDSILERVLPTAHCASPFKPDSPRFKFNFIADVVEKSTPAVVYIEIVGRHPFSGREVPISNGSGFIVSSDGLIVTNAHVVANKRGVRVKLTNGETYNATVQDVDQVADIATIKINAQHPLPTLSLGLSSDVRQGEFVVAMGSPFALRNTITSGIVSSVHRGSKELGLSKPNMDYIQTDAAIDFGNSGGPLINLDGEVIGINTMKVTAGISFAIPSDHVKHFLNQASDKKKSRLGVLDTKRRYIGVMMLTLTPSIIAELKLRDPSFPDVTYGIMIHRVIMGSPANRAGMKPGDIVLEINGTKVNTSEEIYNAVRTSDSITMVIRRGQDLLRLHMTPEFTE
- the LOC124040383 gene encoding phenazine biosynthesis-like domain-containing protein 2, which codes for MEIPVFTVDAFTNLPFKGNPAAVCLLLHELQDDMYQNIAAEMNLSETAFIIRLNSKDDFSSGARFRLRWFTPTTEVPLCGHATLASAAVLFYKKKNVNSTVVFETLSGELYVRQQGESIVMDFPLNKPTPVGLNEFKDIVKAAVGDQPVQEVCLCAITKMLMVCLADSCDRSVLTSLQPDPAVLLRVDTGGRVRGLLVTSIGDPGCQPGYDFYSRNFFPWFGVPEDPVTGSAHTVLAGYWSEKLGKKKMLAYQCSSRGGELDLELQDDGRLNIAGQAVTVLQGILTV